In Levilactobacillus brevis, the genomic window CGTCACTGTCGGGATCGGCAGCGAGTTCGGCGTACTCTGCGGCCGTCCACGGATGTAGAGCATCGGCCGATAAGTTGCGCAGCAGGCCGGGCTCCCACTGCGTATCCTGCAACCACTCGGCATCCCCGTCTCGCATTTCCGTTAAGTGTACCAACTGTCCTTGAACCACATTTTTCATTCGATTGCCCCCTCGGCGTTTTCTCCTACTCTACCACACCTGCAACCACGATGAGGCTTAATTGTTGGCGGTCACCCTAAAAACCGGTATACTGATCCCAGCAAAATATGGGAGGTTCCTTTATGAAAATAACAATTATTGGGGCAACTGGGATGGCTGGATCGGCTCTCGTGGCGGAGGCTTTACGGCGCGGCCACACGGTCACAGCGCTGGCGCGTTCGGCGGATAAATTGGCTCAACTGCCAACGCATCCCCAACTCACGACCAAGGTTCAGGACGCCTTTGCCCTGACCACCACCGACTTGGAGGCCGCCGACGTGGTCATCGACGCCTTCGCCACTGCTCCTAGCCTGGCCTTTCAGCATGTCGACCTCGCCGCCAATCTGATTGCCAAGCTACGGACCACCACGACACCCCGAGTGGTCTTCATTCTGGGGGCCGGGAGCCTGCAAACGGGAGACGATCACCACTTGTTCGTCCACGACATCGCCAAGGACCCCAATGCGGCCAGTTTTCTCAGCGTCCCTCAGAACCAATTGAAGGAACTCAACTTTCTGCGCGATGTGGACAACGTCAACTGGGTCGGCGTTTC contains:
- a CDS encoding NAD(P)H-binding protein, with the translated sequence MKITIIGATGMAGSALVAEALRRGHTVTALARSADKLAQLPTHPQLTTKVQDAFALTTTDLEAADVVIDAFATAPSLAFQHVDLAANLIAKLRTTTTPRVVFILGAGSLQTGDDHHLFVHDIAKDPNAASFLSVPQNQLKELNFLRDVDNVNWVGVSPAADFHPGEATPYLMGDDDLLVNAEQQSGTSAGTMAVAILDELEHPQHHQTRFTVADK